The sequence TTCATTTTAAAATATTCAAATATATTCAAGCTTTAATTATTTTTAAAAAATAAAAAATTATTTGCTATATTACAAATTTTAAATAAAATAAATTCTTCGGAAACTATTCAACAACCTGTTATATCAATTCTACACCATTCCAAATATTCCTTCTTATATTTCATAAATATTACAATATATTTTCTAAAAATCACAATAGTAAAATTCCCCTATATCTTCTATATAAGAAGTAGAAGGAGGTGAAAAAAATGGCTATAAATGAATATAAGTACGAATCCAAGATGAAACTCGAATTTGACGGCGGAATGGACGGAGATAAACAAATAACAAAATCCAAGACTTACGGCAATATAAAACCTGATACCGATAACGAAAAATTTTATCAGGCTGCCGGTTCTATATCTGGACTTCAGTCTCTTCCTTTGCTTAAGGTGAAAAGAATCGAAGAAATCGAATTAGAAGAAGAATAATTAAAAAATATATAAATTCAAGAAAGGAGGAGTAAATTCAAATGGCAGAATCAAAAATTCAGATGAATTTCAAAACGAGCGGAAACAAAAAAGTCAGCATATCCGTGGATAACCCGAAAGAAAACCTTACTTCCGAAGAAATCAAAAATGTGATGGACAGCATAGTCACAGCGAATATATTCGACTATAAAGGAGAAAGTCTGGCGGAAGTGGTTAACGCAAAGATAATAACTACGGAAACAGAAGAAATAACATTCTAAAAAAATAAAATAATTTCTACACCAGCGGTTGTGATAACTGCCGGTGTAGAAATATACTTAAAGGAAAAATATACCGTACGGAGCCTATTCCGGAACGGGTACCTATACCATTTAATATATAAATAAGGGAATATTCCTTACTCCTATTTTAAAATGGAGGATAGATATATGACAAAATCATTTAAAAGAAATCCTCACAAAAGAGAAGAACTTCTGAGAAAGCTAAAGCCCTTAATCATAAAAAGTATCAGAAAATATTACAATGACTTTTCTCAATATGAAGATCTGCTTCAACAAGGATATGAAGTAATCCTCAACGGAATAGACGAATTTGACGAAGAAAAAGATGTTAACTTTTTATGGTTTATAAAAATGAAACTTAAATTTTATTACCTTGATAAACATAAATACAAAAAAGAAAAACCTTCCTCATTAAATAAACCTATCGGAGAAGACGGGGATGAAATTTTGGATTTGATTCCCGACACAGACAAATCTCCTTTGGATAAAGTTTTGGAAAAAGA is a genomic window of Acidilutibacter cellobiosedens containing:
- a CDS encoding DUF1659 domain-containing protein → MAINEYKYESKMKLEFDGGMDGDKQITKSKTYGNIKPDTDNEKFYQAAGSISGLQSLPLLKVKRIEEIELEEE
- a CDS encoding DUF2922 domain-containing protein, with protein sequence MAESKIQMNFKTSGNKKVSISVDNPKENLTSEEIKNVMDSIVTANIFDYKGESLAEVVNAKIITTETEEITF
- a CDS encoding sigma-70 family RNA polymerase sigma factor gives rise to the protein MTKSFKRNPHKREELLRKLKPLIIKSIRKYYNDFSQYEDLLQQGYEVILNGIDEFDEEKDVNFLWFIKMKLKFYYLDKHKYKKEKPSSLNKPIGEDGDEILDLIPDTDKSPLDKVLEKERKTHLRKAMRVLTQRQRKIIIYYYIKNKSIKEISHILKISYRTVINTKTTALKKLRKQMEN